The Sulfurospirillum sp. UCH001 genome segment AATCATGTTGGCAAGTGCCGCTTTGGTCTCCTGCCAACCTCTTGTTTTAAGCCCACAATCTGGGTTGATCCAGAGTTGCTCTTTAGGCAGAACCTGTAAGAACGCTTTGATCTGCTCGCTCATCTCTTCTACACTTGGAATACGCGGTGAGTGAATGTCATACACCCCTGGTCCAATTTGCGCTTTGTAGTTTGCTTTTTGAAAGACTTTGAGCAGTTTATTGCCACTGCGTGAAGTCTCAATGGTGATGACATCAGCATCCATACGCTCTATCGTGTCAATGATGTCGTTGAAGTTACTGTAACACATATGAGTATGAATCTGTGTTTGATCCCACGCCGTTCCAACAGAAGCTTTGAAACTCTCCACGGCCCATTTTTCATAGGCTTTGATTTTTTCTTCACGTAAGGGATACCCCTCTTTAAAGGCTGCTTCATCCACTTGAATGATCTTGATGTCGTGACGTTGTAGATCATCAACCTCTTCAGCAATCGCTTTGGCAACCTCAAAAGCGACTTCACTTTTTGGAATGTCATCGCGCACAAACGACCAGTTCAAAATGGTCACAGGACCTGTGAGCATGCCTTTCATTGGCTTATTGGTTAGACTTTGTGCATAGACTGTCCAGTCAACACTAAGCGTTTGTTTTCGTTTCACACTGCCGTATAAAAGCGGAGGTTTGACACAACGGCTGCCATAGCTTTGAACCCAACCGTTTTGACTAAAGGCAAAGCCTTCTAAGAGTTCGCCAAAGTATTCGACCATGTCGTTGCGCTCAAATTCGCCATGTACTAAGACATCAAGACCAAGCTCTTCTTGAATGGTAACACACTCTTGTATGGATGTTTTTAGGGATGCTTCATACTGTTCTTGTGATATCTCACCTTTCTTATAAGCATTGCGGACCGCTCGTGTCTCTTTGGTTTGAGGGAAAGAGCCAATGGTTGTGGTTGGGAAAAGTGGTAAGTTGAGTGCTTTTTGTTGCAATAAAGATCGCGTCGCATAAGAAGAGCGTGTATAAAAAATAGCAGCACTTTTTGTGGAAGTCGCTATTTTAGGGCATTCGTTTGCTATAGGTTTTTCTTTTTTCTCCCATAGTGTGTTTATGTGCTCTAACTCTGCTAATTTTTCCAGTGCAAAGCTGAGGCGATTTTTCACTTCAGGCTCCATTTTTTCTTCAAAACGAGTGCTAAAAGGGACATGCAAAAGAGAGCACGACGTGGAGAGAATGAGACGTTTGGCATCAACGGTTTCGCTGATTTGCTCTAAAAGTGCATAGGTTTTAGCCGTATTGTTTTTCCAAACATTTCGTCCATCGATAATACCAGCAATAAGCATTTTATCTTTAAGATGCGAAAGCGCTTTGAGGTTTTCTTCTCCATACACAAAATCAAGCCCAATAGCCCAGATAGGGCAATTTCCTAGTACTTCAACCGCTTCATTAGCACGATCGAAGTAGGTTACAACCGCGATTTTAAGATTGTGGCTTGTTGTGCCAAGCGTATCATAAGCGATTTTGAGTAAGCTCAAAAACTTTGGCTCTAACGTCTTGGCAAATAAAGGTTCATCAAATTGTACGACAATCTCTTCACCTAAGCTTT includes the following:
- the metE gene encoding 5-methyltetrahydropteroyltriglutamate--homocysteine S-methyltransferase; this translates as MSKTYVTGFPRIGEKRELKFALEAFWAGNASFEEVKTVAKTLRERHWKYQQEHHIDFISCNDFSLYDTMLDTIVMLGAIPPRFVGIEDKTERYFAMARGDAQRAAMEMTKWFNTNYHYIVPEIHAHMAFHVDISKIVDEYIEAKALGLNPKINLIGPLTFLALANPVDGSDIFSLFDSILEAYEKVLKAIESLGEEIVVQFDEPLFAKTLEPKFLSLLKIAYDTLGTTSHNLKIAVVTYFDRANEAVEVLGNCPIWAIGLDFVYGEENLKALSHLKDKMLIAGIIDGRNVWKNNTAKTYALLEQISETVDAKRLILSTSCSLLHVPFSTRFEEKMEPEVKNRLSFALEKLAELEHINTLWEKKEKPIANECPKIATSTKSAAIFYTRSSYATRSLLQQKALNLPLFPTTTIGSFPQTKETRAVRNAYKKGEISQEQYEASLKTSIQECVTIQEELGLDVLVHGEFERNDMVEYFGELLEGFAFSQNGWVQSYGSRCVKPPLLYGSVKRKQTLSVDWTVYAQSLTNKPMKGMLTGPVTILNWSFVRDDIPKSEVAFEVAKAIAEEVDDLQRHDIKIIQVDEAAFKEGYPLREEKIKAYEKWAVESFKASVGTAWDQTQIHTHMCYSNFNDIIDTIERMDADVITIETSRSGNKLLKVFQKANYKAQIGPGVYDIHSPRIPSVEEMSEQIKAFLQVLPKEQLWINPDCGLKTRGWQETKAALANMIKAVQLAR